CAATCTCCGCTTCTATCCGTGTAACACGCAGCTTGTCGGCATAGGGCAGCATCAGGCTGTAGATCTCGGCTCCACCGATCACCATCAGCTCATCCTCCTTACGCCCCTCTGTCAGCGCTTCTTCCAGCGAATACACAACCTCAGCCCCTTCGGGCGCGAAGTCCCGGTCACGGGTCAGAATCAGGCTGGTACGGCCCTTCAGCGGCTTGCTGCCCAGCGACTCCCAGGTTTTGCGGCCCATTAGCATCCGCTTGCCGAGAGTCTCTGCTTTGAAATAAGCGAAATCCAGCGGCAAATGCCAGGGCATATCATTATTTTTACCAATTACGCCATTCGCGGCCATCGCCCAAATCATGGTAATGCTCATATAGCAACCGGTGCCTTGATCCCCGGATGATGGACATAGTCGACAAACTCGAAATCCTCATAGGTATAATCAAAAATGCTGTCAGGTACTCTGCGAATCTTAAGCTCCGGCAACGCATATGGCTCGCGCGCGAGCTGGGTGGCTACTTGCTCCATATGATTTGTATATATGTGCACATCTCCGCCTGACCAGATGAATTCTCCGACCGCAAGCCCCGTCTGCTGGGCAACCATATGGGTAAGCAGCGCGTAGCTGGCAATGTTAAAGGGAAGCCCCAGGAAGGTGTCTACCGAACGCATGGTAAGCATACAGGACAGCTTGCCGTCCGCTACATAGAACTGAAACACGAAATGGCAGGGCGGAAGCTTCATCTGCTCAATCTCGCCTACATTCCATGCACTGACGATATGACGGCGTGAATCGGGATTATGCTTAATTGCCTCAATCACATTCGCAATCTGATCAATATGCTGCCCGTCCTTGCTCTCCCAGGCCCGCCACTGCGAACCGTACACCGGTCCCAGCTCCCCGTTCTCATCAGCCCATTCGTCCCAAATCGAGACGCCATTCTCCTTCAAATACGAAGTGTTGGTATCCCCTTTGAGGAACCATAACAGTTCATGCACCACCGACTTCAGATGGATGCGCTTGGTGGTCATCAGCGGGAAGCCCTTCGACAGATCGAAGCGGAGCTGACGCCCGAAGACGGACACTGTACCTGTACCGGTCCGGTCACCCTTGGCTGTACCGTTATCCAGAATATCCTGCAATAAATCCAAGTAATTACGCAAGCAGTATCGCACCCCACTCTCTTTTTCTTCTACCAGTTTACCATGAGCTGACGGTCGTTGTAACTTCCCTAACGATAAAAAAACACAAAAAAACATACATTTCTCTGCCTGAATTGGGCTGACTGCCAGCTATTTCCGAACGTTCATGACAGAGACTTTCTTCATCAGCAAGTGGAAACGTCTTTGCCGTCCTTTTAAAGGACGGTACCGTTTCAGCGAGAAATAGAAGGATAAGTTATCATGTGAAACATATAATTTCTTATATTTTCAAAAAAGGATGTTCCCTGACCATCTGCATGGCTTCGGAAACATCCTCTTGAATTCAACCCGCATAAGCTTAAGCGGTTATTATTTCATTACGTGGATCGGGTGGCCTTCTACCAGCTCAGCCGCTTCCATGACGATCTCGCCAAGGGTTGGATGCGCATGGATAGTCAGTGCGATATCCTCAAGCGTTGCGCCCATTTCAATCGCCAGACCCAGCTCAGCGATCAGGTTGGAAGCTTCGATACCGACGATTTGCGCGCCAAGCACCTGATTGTTGTCGCTCTTCGCTACAATCTTGATGAAGCCTTCAGGAGCATTCAGAGACACGGCACGGCCGTTGCCTGCGAACGGGAACTTGCCGGCTTTCACCGCATAGCCCTTATCCTTCGCTTCCTTCTCGGTCAGGCCTACGCTCGAGCATTCAGGATCTGTGAATACTACAGCCGGCATTACCTTGTAATCCACAACCGATTTATGTCCGGAAATGGCTTCCGCAGCAATCTTACCTTCGTAAGAAGCTTTGTGTGCCAGGGCAAGACCCGGAACGATATCGCCGATTGCAAAAATATTAGGAATGTTAGTCCGTCCCTGATGGTCTACCTTCACCAGACCACGGTCGTCCAGCTCAACGCCGATCAGATCCAGGCCCAGTTCGCCGTCAGTGTTAGGACGACGGCCGACAGTTACCAGCAGGTACTCAGCAGTTACTTCTTTGGACTCTCCGCCTACGGAGTACTTCACAGTAACTTCCTTGTCGTTCTGAACTGCAGATTCCGCTTTGGCGTTGGTTACAATTTCAATGCCGGTCTTAGCCATATTCTTGGCCACCAGACGGGTCATGTCTTTGTCGAAGCCAGGCAGAACAGTATCCAGACCTTCGATGATTGTAACCTTGGTGCCGAATTTGGAGTACATCTGACCCAGCTCTGCACCAATGTAGCCGCCGCCGATAACGATCATGCTCTTAGGGATTTCAGGCAGATCCAGCGCTTCCGTGGAGGACAGGATGCGTCCGCCGAACGGGAATGGCTTCAGTTCAATCGGACGGGAGCCCGTTGCGATAATGCAGTTGTTGAACTTGTAGCGTGGGGATTCATGATCATTGAACAAACGGGCTTCGTTTGTGCTAATGAACATAGCTTCTCCGTTGAATACTTCGATCTTGTTGCCCTTCATCAGGCTGGTAACGCCGGAAGTCATTTTCTTGACTACGCCGTTCTTGAAGGCCTGAGTCTTGGACCAGTCTACCTTAACGTTCTCGGCAGTAACCCCGAATACTTCCCCGTGCTGGGCAGCCTCGAATTGATGAGCTGCCGAGATCAGGGCTTTGGAAGGAATACAGCCGCGGTTCAAGCACACGCCGCCGAGTTCCGATTTATCTACAATGATGACCTTCTGGCCGAGCTGGGCGGCACGAATTGCCGCCACATACCCGCCGGGACCTGCACCAATTACCAATGTGTCGATTTCGATTGAAGCATCTCCGACTACCATTAATTACACCTCCATAACTAACATATCAGGATTTGAAAGCAGGGTCTTAATGTAGTTCATGAAATTCTGTGCTGTTGCGCCGTCAATAATACGGTGGTCAAAGCTCAGGGACAGAGCCATTACAGGTGCCGCTACGATTTCGCCATTCTTCACAACAGGCTTCTCAGTGATACGTCCGGTTCCGAGAATAGCAACCTCTGGGAAGTTGATGATCGGAGTGAAGAACATACCGCCGGCAGAGCCGATGTTGCTGATCGAGATCGTGCTGCCCTTCATTTCGTTAGGGGCCAGCTTGCCGTCGCGTCCGCGCACAGCCAGATCTGTAATACTACTAGCGATCATCCAGATACTCTTGCGGTCAGCGTCCTTAATGACAGGAACGATCAGGCCGTTGTCTGTATCTGTAGCGATACCGATGTTGTAGTATTTTTTGTAGACAATTTCGTTCGTAGCTTCGTCAATCATTGCGTTAAGCGCAGGGAACTGGCGGGAAGCGGCAACGAGTGCCTTCACGATGAACGGAAGATAAGTAACCTTCACGCCCTTCTTCTCGGCTACCGGCTTCATGCGGGCACGGAAGGCTACAAGCTCCGTAACATCCACTTCGTCCATGATGGTAACATGCGGAGCAGTGTAAGCCGATTTAACCATAGCATTGGCAATCGCTTTACGGATACCCTTGAATGGTACGCGTTCTTCTTCCAGGCTTGCATTACCGGAAGCTGCAGCTGGTGCTGCTTCTTTCGCTTTGGCTTGCGGTGCTGCTGCCGCCGCTGGTGCAGATGCTGCCGGAGCCGCTGCCGCAGGGGCAGAGCCGCCCTTCAGGAAAGCTTCCACATCTTCAAGTGTGATCTTGCCGTTCTTGCCGGAGCCGTTCACCTTGGAGATATCTACGCTCTTGTCACGGGCATATTTGCGCACGCTTGGTGTTGCCAGCACTTCACGGTCAGGGGCTGGAGCTGCTGCCGCTGCAGGAGCTGTTCCTTGGGAAGGAGCTGCTGCCTGGGCACCGGATGCTTCAGCATGTCCGCCCTCCTGGTGAGGAACATCACCTTCTGCAGCAATGATAGCCACAACTTCACCTACGCGGCAGACCTGGCCGTCTTTGGTGAACACTTCGACTACAGTACCGTTGACTGGAGAAGGAACTTCCACCACCGCTTTATCATTCTGAACTTCCATAATAATATCGTCGTCAGTGATTTTGTCTCCAACCTTGATGTGCATCTTGATGATTTCCCCTTCATGCAGGCCTTCGCCCAGTTCAGGGAACTTGTATTCGAAGTTCGTTGCTCCGCCAGTAGCCGGGCTGCTGGTTGCCGGAGAAGAAGTTGTATCTGCTCCGCCTTTGGCTGCGTCAGCTTCCTGGGAAGCCTGTTCTGCCGGATGGCCGCCCTCTTGCTCAGGGATATCGCCTTCTGCATCAATAATCGCTACAACTTCGCCTACACGGCATACTTGGCCGTCCTTGGTGAAGACTTCAAGCACTGTGCCGTTGACCGGACAAGGCACCTCTACTACCGCCTTGTCATTCTGAACTTCCATTACGATATCGTCATCGGTTACTTTATCGCCGGCTTTAATATGCATTTTGATAATTTCGCCCTCATGCAGACCTTCGCCCAGCTCAGGGAACCGGTACTCAAATTTTGCCACCTTGATAACCTCCTATAAATTATATTGAGATATTCCAACAGCTCCGTCCAATAGATGACAGAAACGGGTGCCGCCCTTTATACAAGGACGGCAAGGTCGTTACTTCCTAGAATTCCATGACTTTCTTAACTGCCGCAATGACGCGTGCAGGTGTAGGAATCCAGGTATCTTCGATTTGTGCGAATGGGTAGATCGTATCAGGACCTGCTACACGAAGCACTGGGGCTTCCAGGTGCAGCAGAGCTTTTTCGTTAATCTGAGCAATGACCTCTGCGGCTACGCCAGAGCTCTTCTGCGCTTCTTGTACAACAATCGCACGGTTGGTCTTCTTAATAGAAGCAACAATGGTGTCGATATCAATCGGGCTAACGGTACGCAGGTCGATAATTTCGACTTTGATGCCGTCCTTCTCAAGCTGATCAGCCGCTTTGGTAGCAGTATGCACCATTAGACCGTAGGTAATAATGGAGACATCCGTACCTTCGCGTACTACATTAGCTTTACCAAGTTCAACGGTATATTCACCTTCAGGCACTTCTGCACGGAAAGCATGGTACAGATTCAAGTGTTCCATGAAGAATACAGGGTCATTATCGCGGATCGAAGCGATCAGCAGTCCTTTGGCATCGTAAGGGTTGGAAGGAATAACCACCTTGATCCCCGGACTCTGGGCAATCAGGCCTTCAAGGGAATCGGTATGAAGTTCAGCAGCTTTAACGCCGCCGCCGAATGGAGTGCGGAAGACTACAGGAGCATTAAATCTGCCCCCGGAACGCCAGCGCAGGCGAGCCGCCTGAATAACGATCTGATCAAGAGCTTCAAAGATGAAGCCCACGAACTGGATTTCGGCAATCGGACGGAAGCCCTGTACGCCGAGACCGAAGGCCAAACCGCCAATAGCGGACTCTGCCAGAGGTGTATCGAATACGCGTTCTTCGCCAAATTCCTTCTGCAGCCCTTCCGTTACACGGAATACGCCGCCAACATTACCAACGTCTTCTCCGAAGATAAGAACATTAGGGTCACGAGTCAGTTCAACGCGCATTGCGTCACGGATTGCTTCTTTCATATTCATCTGTGCCATTGCCTGATATCCCCCTTATTCAAAATCGGCTTTTTGTTCTTCAAGATGTTTCGGAGTTACCTCGAACATGCTGTCGATCAAGCCGGGAATGGTCATTTTTTCGGTCTGTTCTGCTTTTTTAATCTGCTCGTTTACAGTAGCTTTCGCTTCTTCTCTTACGCGCAGAGTGTCTTCTTCGGTCCAGAGGCCTTTTTTCTCCAGGTACTTGGCAAGACGGGCAATCGGATCTTTCTCATTCCATTGTCCTTCTTCTTCCTTCGTACGGTACTTACTGGCATCGTCGGACAGGGAATGCGGACGGAAACGGTAAGTTACTGCTTCAATCAGCGTCGCACCTTCACCCTTACGGGCACGTTCAGCAGCCTGCTGTACAGCAGCGATTACTGCAAATACGTC
This genomic interval from Paenibacillus sp. FSL H8-0332 contains the following:
- a CDS encoding 2-oxo acid dehydrogenase subunit E2; the protein is MAKFEYRFPELGEGLHEGEIIKMHIKAGDKVTDDDIVMEVQNDKAVVEVPCPVNGTVLEVFTKDGQVCRVGEVVAIIDAEGDIPEQEGGHPAEQASQEADAAKGGADTTSSPATSSPATGGATNFEYKFPELGEGLHEGEIIKMHIKVGDKITDDDIIMEVQNDKAVVEVPSPVNGTVVEVFTKDGQVCRVGEVVAIIAAEGDVPHQEGGHAEASGAQAAAPSQGTAPAAAAAPAPDREVLATPSVRKYARDKSVDISKVNGSGKNGKITLEDVEAFLKGGSAPAAAAPAASAPAAAAAPQAKAKEAAPAAASGNASLEEERVPFKGIRKAIANAMVKSAYTAPHVTIMDEVDVTELVAFRARMKPVAEKKGVKVTYLPFIVKALVAASRQFPALNAMIDEATNEIVYKKYYNIGIATDTDNGLIVPVIKDADRKSIWMIASSITDLAVRGRDGKLAPNEMKGSTISISNIGSAGGMFFTPIINFPEVAILGTGRITEKPVVKNGEIVAAPVMALSLSFDHRIIDGATAQNFMNYIKTLLSNPDMLVMEV
- the lpdA gene encoding dihydrolipoyl dehydrogenase, with the protein product MVVGDASIEIDTLVIGAGPGGYVAAIRAAQLGQKVIIVDKSELGGVCLNRGCIPSKALISAAHQFEAAQHGEVFGVTAENVKVDWSKTQAFKNGVVKKMTSGVTSLMKGNKIEVFNGEAMFISTNEARLFNDHESPRYKFNNCIIATGSRPIELKPFPFGGRILSSTEALDLPEIPKSMIVIGGGYIGAELGQMYSKFGTKVTIIEGLDTVLPGFDKDMTRLVAKNMAKTGIEIVTNAKAESAVQNDKEVTVKYSVGGESKEVTAEYLLVTVGRRPNTDGELGLDLIGVELDDRGLVKVDHQGRTNIPNIFAIGDIVPGLALAHKASYEGKIAAEAISGHKSVVDYKVMPAVVFTDPECSSVGLTEKEAKDKGYAVKAGKFPFAGNGRAVSLNAPEGFIKIVAKSDNNQVLGAQIVGIEASNLIAELGLAIEMGATLEDIALTIHAHPTLGEIVMEAAELVEGHPIHVMK
- a CDS encoding thymidylate synthase codes for the protein MRNYLDLLQDILDNGTAKGDRTGTGTVSVFGRQLRFDLSKGFPLMTTKRIHLKSVVHELLWFLKGDTNTSYLKENGVSIWDEWADENGELGPVYGSQWRAWESKDGQHIDQIANVIEAIKHNPDSRRHIVSAWNVGEIEQMKLPPCHFVFQFYVADGKLSCMLTMRSVDTFLGLPFNIASYALLTHMVAQQTGLAVGEFIWSGGDVHIYTNHMEQVATQLAREPYALPELKIRRVPDSIFDYTYEDFEFVDYVHHPGIKAPVAI
- a CDS encoding alpha-ketoacid dehydrogenase subunit beta, which codes for MAQMNMKEAIRDAMRVELTRDPNVLIFGEDVGNVGGVFRVTEGLQKEFGEERVFDTPLAESAIGGLAFGLGVQGFRPIAEIQFVGFIFEALDQIVIQAARLRWRSGGRFNAPVVFRTPFGGGVKAAELHTDSLEGLIAQSPGIKVVIPSNPYDAKGLLIASIRDNDPVFFMEHLNLYHAFRAEVPEGEYTVELGKANVVREGTDVSIITYGLMVHTATKAADQLEKDGIKVEIIDLRTVSPIDIDTIVASIKKTNRAIVVQEAQKSSGVAAEVIAQINEKALLHLEAPVLRVAGPDTIYPFAQIEDTWIPTPARVIAAVKKVMEF
- a CDS encoding dihydrofolate reductase, which encodes MSITMIWAMAANGVIGKNNDMPWHLPLDFAYFKAETLGKRMLMGRKTWESLGSKPLKGRTSLILTRDRDFAPEGAEVVYSLEEALTEGRKEDELMVIGGAEIYSLMLPYADKLRVTRIEAEIEGDTRFPEVDWSQWKEVSNTSGLKNEQNPYYYRFFVYERKE